The Tenacibaculum jejuense genome includes a window with the following:
- a CDS encoding Calx-beta domain-containing protein translates to MDTVVEITTATGTAGASDYTTTTTTVTIPAGSTSVNVSIPVTDDGIDEPNETFTVNGNVTSGNTSNTDPSGTVTITDNDGTPVVTIGDVTVDEGAGTASVPVSIDVPSSVDTVVEITTATGTAGTSDYTTTTTTVTIPAGSTSVNVSIPVTDDTTDEPNETFTVNGNVTSGNTSNTDPSGTVTITDNDGTPVVTIGDVTVDEGAGTASVPVSIDVPSSVDTVVEITTATGTAGTSDYTTTTTTVTIPAGSTSVNVSIPVTDDTTDEPNETFTVNGNVTSGNTSNTDPSGTVTITDNDGTPVVTIGDVTVDEGAGTASVPVSIDVPSSVDTVVEITTATGTAGTSDYTTTTTTVTIPAGNTSVNVNIPITDDTTDEPNETFTVNGNVTSGNTSNTDPSGTVTITDNDGTPVVSIGDVTVDEGAGTASVPVSIDVPSSVDTVVEITTATGTAGTSDYTTTTTTVTIPAGTQVLM, encoded by the coding sequence ATGGATACGGTAGTTGAGATCACTACAGCCACAGGTACAGCAGGTGCTTCAGATTATACGACAACAACGACAACAGTAACGATTCCAGCAGGAAGCACTAGTGTTAATGTAAGTATTCCAGTAACGGATGACGGTATCGATGAGCCAAATGAGACCTTCACAGTAAACGGAAATGTGACAAGTGGAAACACGAGCAACACAGATCCAAGTGGAACAGTAACGATTACAGATAACGATGGTACTCCAGTGGTTACTATCGGAGATGTAACAGTTGATGAAGGCGCAGGAACAGCAAGTGTACCGGTAAGTATTGATGTACCAAGTAGTGTGGATACGGTAGTTGAGATCACTACAGCCACAGGTACAGCAGGAACATCAGATTATACAACAACAACGACAACAGTAACGATTCCAGCAGGAAGTACAAGTGTAAATGTTAGTATCCCAGTTACAGACGATACAACTGATGAGCCAAATGAGACCTTTACAGTAAACGGAAATGTGACAAGTGGAAACACGAGCAATACAGATCCAAGTGGAACAGTAACGATTACAGATAACGATGGTACTCCAGTGGTTACTATCGGAGATGTAACTGTTGATGAAGGCGCAGGAACGGCAAGTGTACCAGTAAGTATTGATGTACCAAGTAGTGTGGATACGGTAGTTGAGATCACTACAGCCACAGGTACAGCAGGAACATCAGATTATACAACAACAACGACAACGGTAACGATTCCAGCAGGAAGCACTAGCGTAAACGTTAGTATCCCAGTTACAGACGATACAACTGATGAGCCAAATGAAACGTTCACAGTAAACGGAAATGTAACAAGTGGAAACACGAGCAATACAGATCCAAGTGGAACAGTAACGATTACAGATAACGATGGTACTCCAGTAGTTACTATCGGAGATGTAACTGTTGATGAAGGAGCAGGAACGGCAAGTGTACCCGTAAGTATTGATGTACCAAGTAGTGTGGATACGGTAGTTGAGATTACTACAGCCACAGGTACAGCAGGAACTTCAGATTATACAACAACAACGACAACAGTAACGATTCCAGCAGGAAACACAAGTGTTAATGTAAATATTCCAATTACAGACGATACAACTGATGAGCCAAATGAAACGTTCACAGTAAACGGAAATGTAACAAGTGGAAACACGAGCAATACAGATCCAAGTGGAACAGTAACGATTACAGATAACGATGGTACTCCAGTGGTATCTATCGGAGATGTAACTGTTGATGAAGGAGCAGGAACGGCAAGTGTACCGGTAAGTATTGATGTACCAAGTAGTGTGGATACGGTAGTTGAGATCACTACAGCCACAGGTACAGCAGGTACTTCAGATTATACAACAACAACGACAACAGTAACGATTCCAGCAGGAACACAAGTGTTAATGTAA
- a CDS encoding Calx-beta domain-containing protein yields the protein MEATVDEGAGTASVPVSIDVPSSVDTVVEITTATGTAGASDYTTTTTTVTIPAGSTSVNVSIPVTDDTTDEPNETFTVNGNVTSGNTSNTDPSGTVTITDNDGTPVVTIGDVTVDEGAGTASVP from the coding sequence TTGGAAGCAACAGTTGATGAAGGCGCAGGAACAGCAAGTGTACCAGTAAGTATTGATGTACCAAGTAGTGTGGATACGGTAGTTGAGATCACTACAGCCACAGGTACAGCAGGTGCTTCAGATTATACGACAACAACGACAACAGTAACGATTCCAGCAGGAAGTACTAGTGTTAATGTTAGTATCCCAGTTACAGACGATACAACTGATGAGCCAAATGAAACGTTCACAGTAAACGGAAATGTAACAAGTGGAAACACGAGCAATACAGATCCAAGTGGAACGGTAACGATTACAGATAACGATGGTACTCCAGTGGTTACTATCGGAGATGTAACTGTTGATGAAGGCGCAGGAACAGCAAGTGTACCGTAA
- a CDS encoding Calx-beta domain-containing protein yields MYQVVWIPVVEITTATGTAGTSDYTTTTTTVTIPAGSTSVNVSIPITDDTTDEPSETFTVNGNVTSGNTSNTDPSGTVTITDNDGTPVVTIGDVTLMKAQEQQVYRKY; encoded by the coding sequence ATGTACCAAGTAGTGTGGATACCGGTAGTTGAGATCACTACAGCCACAGGTACAGCAGGTACTTCAGATTATACAACCACAACGACAACAGTAACGATTCCAGCAGGAAGCACTAGCGTAAATGTTAGTATTCCAATTACAGACGATACAACTGATGAGCCAAGTGAGACCTTCACAGTAAACGGAAATGTAACAAGTGGAAACACGAGCAATACAGATCCAAGTGGAACAGTAACGATTACAGATAACGATGGTACTCCAGTGGTTACTATCGGAGATGTAACGTTGATGAAGGCGCAGGAACAGCAAGTGTACCGTAAGTATTGA
- a CDS encoding Calx-beta domain-containing protein, with protein MVLQWYYRRVTVDEGAGTASVPVSIDVPSSVDTVVEITTATGTAGASDYTTTTTTVTIPAGSTSVNVSIPVTDDGIDEPNETFTVNGNVTSGNTSNTDPSGTVTITDNDGTPVVTIGDVTVDEGAGTASVPVSIDVPSSVDTVVEITTATGTAGTSDYTTTTTTVTIPAGSTSVNVSIPVTDDTTDEPNETFTVNGNVTSGNTSNTDPSGTVTITDNDGTPVVTIGDVTVDEGAGTASVPVSIDVPSSVDTVVEITTATGTAGTSDYTTTTTTVTIPAGSTSVNVSIPVTDDTTDEPNETFTVNGNVTSGNTSNTDPSGTVTITDNDGTPVVTIGDVTVDEGAGTASVP; from the coding sequence ATGGTACTCCAGTGGTACTATCGGAGAGTAACAGTTGATGAAGGCGCAGGAACAGCAAGTGTACCAGTAAGTATTGATGTACCAAGTAGTGTGGATACGGTAGTTGAGATCACTACAGCCACAGGTACAGCAGGTGCTTCAGATTATACGACAACAACGACAACAGTAACGATTCCAGCAGGAAGCACTAGTGTTAATGTAAGTATTCCAGTAACGGATGACGGTATCGATGAGCCAAATGAGACCTTCACAGTAAACGGAAATGTGACAAGTGGAAACACGAGCAACACAGATCCAAGTGGAACAGTAACGATTACAGATAACGATGGTACTCCAGTGGTTACTATCGGAGATGTAACAGTTGATGAAGGCGCAGGAACAGCAAGTGTACCAGTAAGTATTGATGTACCAAGTAGTGTGGATACGGTAGTTGAGATCACTACAGCCACAGGTACAGCAGGAACATCAGATTATACAACAACAACGACAACAGTAACGATTCCAGCAGGAAGTACAAGTGTAAATGTTAGTATCCCAGTTACAGACGATACAACTGATGAGCCAAATGAGACCTTTACTGTAAACGGAAATGTAACAAGTGGAAACACGAGCAATACAGATCCAAGTGGAACAGTAACGATTACAGATAACGATGGTACTCCAGTGGTTACTATCGGAGATGTAACTGTTGATGAAGGCGCAGGAACGGCAAGTGTACCAGTAAGTATTGATGTACCAAGTAGTGTGGATACGGTAGTTGAGATCACTACAGCCACAGGTACAGCAGGAACATCAGATTATACAACAACAACGACAACGGTAACGATTCCAGCAGGAAGCACTAGCGTAAACGTTAGTATCCCAGTTACAGACGATACAACTGATGAGCCAAATGAAACGTTCACAGTAAACGGAAATGTAACAAGTGGAAACACGAGCAATACAGATCCAAGTGGAACAGTAACGATTACAGATAACGATGGTACTCCAGTAGTTACTATCGGAGATGTAACTGTTGATGAAGGAGCAGGAACGGCAAGTGTACCGTAA
- a CDS encoding Calx-beta domain-containing protein encodes MDTVVEITTATGTAGTSDYTTTTTTVTIPAGNTSVNVSIPITDDTTDEPNETFTVNGNVTSGNTSNTDPSGTVTITDNDGTPVVTIGDVTVDEGAGTASVP; translated from the coding sequence GTGGATACGGTAGTTGAGATTACTACAGCCACAGGTACAGCAGGAACTTCAGATTATACAACAACAACGACAACAGTAACGATTCCAGCAGGAAACACAAGTGTTAATGTAAGTATTCCAATTACAGACGATACAACTGATGAGCCAAATGAAACGTTCACAGTAAACGGAAATGTAACAAGTGGAAACACGAGCAACACAGATCCAAGTGGAACAGTAACGATTACAGATAACGATGGTACTCCAGTGGTTACTATCGGAGATGTAACAGTTGATGAAGGCGCAGGAACGGCAAGTGTACCGTAA
- a CDS encoding Calx-beta domain-containing protein, whose translation MVSIGDVTVDEGAGTASVPVSIDVPSSVDTVVEITTATGTAGTSDYTTTTTTVTIPAGSTSVNVSIPVTDDTTDEPNETFTVNGNVTSGNTSNTDPSGTVTITDNDGTPVVTIGDVTVDEGAGTASVPVSIDVPSSVDTVVEITTATGTAGTSDYTTTTTTVTIPAGSTSINVSIPVTDDTTDEPNETFTVNGNVTSGNTSNTDPSGTVTITDNDGTPVVSIGDVTVDEGAGTTSVPVSIDVPSSVDTVITIVTSDGSADSGDYTTTTTTVTIPAGSTSVNVSIPITDDTTAEPTETFTVNGTVTSGNTSNTDPSGTVTILDNDSSTTLPVVAIGDVIVDEDAGTATVPVSIDVPSSVDTVITIVTSDGSADSGDYTTTTTTVTIPVGSTSVNVSIPITDDTTDEPDETFTVNGTVTSGNTSNTDPSGTVTILDNDSSTTLPVVTIGDVIVDEDAGTATVPVSIDVPSSVDTVITIVTSDGSADSGDYTTTTTTVTIPAGSTSVNVSIPITDDTTAEPTETFTVNGTVTSGNTSNTDPSGTVTILDNDSSTTLPVVAIGDVIVDEDAGTATVPVSIDVPSSVDTVITIVTSDGSADSGDYTTTTTTVTIPVGSTSVNVSIPITDDTTDEPDETFTVNGTVTSGNTSNTDPSGTVTILDNDPDTRLPGSLDDSVTTDEDEEIEIDILGNDTDVPSSGTLTVTDPANGTVTIDNGGTPNDPSDDTVTYTPDPGFSGTDTFTYTVCDDQTPPNCSTATVTVDVLPTPDANPDTATTDEDESVEIDVLGNDTDVPSSGTLTVTDPANGTVTIDDGGTPDDPSDDTVIYTPDEDFNGTDTFTYTICDDAMPPNCETVTVVVDVNPTPDAEDDNSETTGDDPVIIDIFDNDNDVPDDGTLTIDNGPDNGDVTIDDGGTPNDPSDDTVTYTPDPGFTGTDTFTYTICDSATPPNCSTATVTIEVTDPCLTVYNEFSPNGDGINDYLRISCIDNFTNNTVEIFNRWGNTVYKVQGYSNDDPSKRFEGISNGRATIQTLDKLPVGTYYYVIDLGDGSPIRKGWIYINR comes from the coding sequence GTGGTATCTATCGGAGATGTAACAGTTGATGAAGGAGCAGGAACGGCAAGTGTACCAGTAAGTATTGATGTACCAAGTAGTGTGGATACGGTAGTTGAGATCACTACAGCCACAGGTACAGCAGGAACATCAGATTATACAACAACAACGACAACAGTAACGATTCCAGCAGGAAGCACTAGCGTAAACGTTAGTATCCCAGTTACAGACGATACAACTGATGAGCCAAATGAGACCTTTACTGTAAACGGAAATGTAACAAGTGGAAACACGAGCAATACAGATCCAAGTGGAACAGTAACGATTACAGATAACGATGGTACTCCAGTGGTTACTATCGGAGATGTAACAGTTGATGAAGGAGCAGGAACAGCAAGTGTACCCGTAAGTATTGATGTACCAAGTAGTGTGGATACGGTAGTTGAGATCACTACAGCCACAGGTACAGCAGGAACATCAGATTATACAACAACAACGACAACGGTAACGATTCCAGCAGGAAGTACTAGCATAAATGTTAGTATCCCAGTAACGGATGATACAACTGATGAGCCAAATGAGACCTTCACAGTAAACGGAAATGTAACAAGTGGAAACACGAGCAATACAGATCCAAGTGGAACAGTAACGATTACCGATAACGATGGTACTCCAGTGGTATCTATCGGAGATGTAACTGTTGATGAAGGAGCAGGAACGACAAGTGTACCAGTAAGTATTGATGTACCAAGTAGTGTTGATACAGTAATTACGATTGTTACTTCAGATGGAAGTGCAGATTCAGGAGATTATACAACGACAACGACAACAGTAACAATTCCAGCGGGAAGCACAAGTGTTAATGTAAGTATTCCAATTACAGATGATACTACAGCAGAACCAACAGAAACGTTTACAGTTAATGGTACTGTTACAAGCGGAAATACATCAAATACAGATCCAAGCGGAACGGTAACGATCTTAGACAATGATAGTAGTACAACTTTACCAGTAGTAGCTATCGGAGATGTAATAGTTGATGAAGATGCAGGAACTGCTACAGTACCAGTAAGTATTGATGTACCAAGTAGTGTTGATACAGTAATCACGATTGTTACTTCAGATGGAAGTGCAGATTCAGGAGATTATACAACGACAACGACAACAGTAACAATTCCAGTGGGAAGCACAAGTGTTAATGTAAGTATTCCAATTACAGATGATACGACTGACGAACCAGATGAAACGTTTACGGTTAATGGTACAGTTACAAGCGGAAATACATCAAATACAGATCCAAGCGGAACAGTAACGATCTTAGACAATGATAGTAGTACAACTTTACCAGTGGTTACTATCGGAGATGTAATAGTTGATGAAGATGCAGGAACTGCTACAGTACCAGTAAGTATTGATGTACCAAGTAGTGTTGATACAGTAATTACGATTGTTACTTCAGATGGAAGTGCAGATTCAGGAGATTATACAACGACAACGACAACAGTAACAATTCCAGCGGGAAGCACAAGTGTTAATGTAAGTATTCCAATTACAGATGATACTACAGCAGAACCAACAGAAACGTTTACAGTTAATGGTACTGTTACAAGCGGAAATACATCAAATACAGATCCAAGCGGAACGGTAACGATCTTAGACAATGATAGTAGTACAACTTTACCAGTAGTAGCTATCGGAGATGTAATAGTTGATGAAGATGCAGGAACTGCTACAGTACCAGTAAGTATTGATGTACCAAGTAGTGTTGATACAGTAATCACGATTGTTACTTCAGATGGAAGTGCAGATTCAGGAGATTATACAACGACAACGACAACAGTAACAATTCCAGTGGGAAGCACAAGTGTTAATGTAAGTATTCCAATTACAGATGATACGACTGACGAACCAGATGAAACGTTTACGGTTAATGGTACAGTTACAAGCGGAAATACATCAAACACAGATCCAAGCGGAACGGTAACGATCTTAGATAATGATCCAGATACACGTTTACCAGGTTCTTTAGATGACAGTGTAACTACTGATGAAGATGAAGAAATTGAAATAGATATACTTGGAAATGATACAGATGTTCCTTCTTCAGGTACTTTAACAGTAACAGACCCAGCGAATGGAACAGTAACTATTGATAACGGTGGTACACCAAATGATCCAAGCGATGATACGGTGACATATACACCAGATCCAGGATTTAGCGGTACAGATACATTCACTTATACAGTATGTGATGATCAAACACCACCAAATTGTTCAACAGCAACTGTAACGGTAGACGTATTACCAACACCAGATGCGAATCCAGATACAGCAACTACAGATGAAGACGAATCAGTAGAAATAGATGTATTAGGAAATGATACTGACGTTCCTTCTTCTGGTACTTTAACAGTAACAGATCCAGCAAATGGAACAGTAACTATTGACGATGGAGGTACGCCAGATGATCCTAGTGATGATACGGTGATATATACACCAGACGAAGATTTTAATGGTACAGATACATTCACATATACAATTTGTGATGATGCTATGCCACCAAACTGTGAAACAGTTACTGTAGTTGTAGATGTTAATCCTACACCAGATGCAGAAGATGATAATTCTGAGACGACAGGAGACGATCCAGTTATTATTGATATATTTGATAATGACAATGATGTACCAGATGATGGAACATTAACAATAGATAACGGTCCTGATAATGGTGATGTAACAATTGATGATGGAGGTACACCTAATGATCCTAGTGATGATACAGTAACATATACTCCAGATCCAGGATTTACAGGTACAGACACATTTACATATACAATATGTGATAGTGCTACACCACCAAATTGTTCAACAGCAACAGTTACTATAGAAGTTACTGATCCATGTTTAACAGTTTATAATGAATTTAGTCCAAATGGAGATGGAATAAATGATTACCTGAGAATTAGTTGTATTGATAATTTCACAAATAATACAGTTGAAATTTTCAACAGATGGGGTAACACAGTATACAAAGTACAAGGATATAGCAACGATGATCCTAGCAAGAGATTTGAAGGTATATCTAATGGTAGAGCAACCATTCAAACACTAGATAAATTACCTGTAGGTACATACTACTATGTAATAGATTTAGGAGATGGAAGTCCTATCAGAAAAGGTTGGATATATATTAATAGATAA
- a CDS encoding PorP/SprF family type IX secretion system membrane protein, whose protein sequence is MISICFVTDAISQQDPHYTQYMLNTMSVNPAYVGSKGHTVLTALGRTQWVGFEGAPDTQNLSYDSPIGYSGLGIGINLVNDKLGPSHETYLDGNLSYTIRTGEEGNLAFGLKLGGRLLNVDWSLGRSRDGDPTFDPSNNIVNKFLPTVGAGIYYHEPDWYIGLSVPNFLRQEHYDANNRVAETAVERLHYFLIAGYVFDLNENIKFKPAALAKLVFGAPLSIDVSANFLFYEKFRAGAAWRWDDSVSFLAGFQASESLHIGYAFDLTTSNYNVANSGTHEVLLRYEIFKQARMKSPRFF, encoded by the coding sequence ATGATTAGCATCTGTTTTGTAACAGATGCTATATCTCAGCAAGATCCCCATTACACACAGTACATGTTAAATACCATGTCTGTTAACCCGGCTTATGTTGGTTCTAAAGGTCATACAGTACTTACTGCTTTAGGAAGAACACAATGGGTTGGTTTTGAAGGAGCACCTGACACACAAAATTTAAGTTACGATTCTCCTATAGGATATAGTGGATTAGGAATTGGTATAAACCTTGTTAATGACAAGTTAGGACCATCTCATGAAACATATTTAGATGGTAACTTATCTTATACAATACGAACAGGAGAAGAAGGAAACCTAGCCTTTGGATTAAAGCTAGGAGGTAGGCTCTTAAATGTAGACTGGTCGCTTGGAAGATCAAGAGATGGCGATCCAACATTTGATCCATCAAATAATATTGTAAACAAGTTTTTACCAACTGTGGGAGCTGGTATTTACTATCACGAGCCAGATTGGTATATCGGTTTATCGGTACCAAACTTTTTGAGACAAGAACATTACGATGCAAATAATAGAGTAGCAGAAACGGCAGTAGAAAGATTACACTATTTCTTAATTGCAGGTTATGTTTTTGATTTAAATGAAAATATTAAATTTAAACCTGCAGCTTTAGCGAAGTTAGTTTTTGGGGCACCTTTATCTATTGATGTTTCTGCAAACTTTTTATTTTATGAAAAGTTTAGAGCAGGTGCAGCATGGAGATGGGATGATTCTGTTTCCTTTTTAGCTGGTTTTCAAGCCAGCGAATCATTGCACATAGGGTATGCATTTGATTTAACAACCTCAAATTATAATGTCGCTAACAGCGGAACTCACGAAGTATTATTACGTTACGAAATTTTTAAACAGGCTAGAATGAAATCCCCCAGATTTTTTTAA
- a CDS encoding OmpA family protein — protein MKKQTLSTTLILTLLTLPILSQSKRVADRYFEEFAYFKAAKIYEAVYEKGDTSKYVLKRIGDSYYNNSRTEEAEIWYRKLIEKAKETDPNYLFKYAQVLKSNGDTKKSDSIYLVLNKTNPGKDKKKYIDKEDQFQDFLNGGRKKISVRNLATNTSFSDFGGVIFNDEIYYASAAPKGIKGEKVYRWNNQPFLNLYKSKGYIQKVEGTKADTIYGVNDRTILTSPVNTSFHESSAVFTKDGKYMYFSRVNFDGKKLRKDKKQTVNLKLYKAENNNGNWENVEELPFNSDDYSVGHPALSPDEKTLYFTSDMPGSLGATDIFKVEIKEDGYGVPTNLGESVNTPEREMFPFVAENNVLFFSSNGHRGLGLLDIFQTKIYEDGTFSKVVNLDFPFNSKKDDFSFYVDSTGKKGFFSSNRSKGKGDDDIYSFYISELPKPKECLQSITGTLTDKVTKAPIANAIIKLVDKATGTIVNEALTDINGKYSFDKVVCGNDTLSVIAEQRDYRSAAKKDFNLTKENGKIITIDLMLDPLIVGNQIVIKPIYFDFNKSYIRDDAQYELENIVAVMNNHPKMIIKIESHTDSRGGKLYNRKLSDRRAKSTREFLISRGIAPKRVESAIGYGEDQLLNHCNDKNSKKCSEEEHQLNRRSYFYIVSGKNDITVENSKPRVIDRKGYKDQKAIMQRLRMIRKPKSRGKLFKRRSRSDNKCYSEKDSECNKLLK, from the coding sequence ATGAAAAAACAAACACTATCAACCACCTTAATTCTAACATTACTAACACTACCAATACTATCGCAAAGCAAAAGAGTTGCAGATAGATACTTTGAAGAATTTGCATATTTTAAAGCAGCTAAAATATACGAAGCAGTATATGAAAAAGGAGATACTTCAAAATATGTTTTAAAACGAATCGGGGATTCGTATTACAACAATTCAAGAACAGAGGAAGCTGAAATTTGGTATAGAAAATTAATTGAAAAAGCCAAGGAAACAGATCCAAATTATCTTTTTAAATATGCACAAGTATTAAAAAGTAATGGAGACACCAAGAAATCAGATTCTATTTATTTAGTGTTAAATAAAACGAATCCTGGAAAAGACAAGAAAAAATATATTGATAAAGAAGATCAATTTCAAGATTTTTTAAACGGTGGAAGAAAAAAGATTAGTGTAAGAAACTTAGCTACAAACACATCTTTTTCTGACTTTGGAGGTGTAATTTTCAATGATGAAATATATTATGCATCTGCTGCACCTAAAGGAATAAAAGGAGAAAAAGTATATCGCTGGAATAATCAACCATTTTTAAACTTATATAAATCTAAAGGATACATCCAAAAAGTAGAAGGAACAAAAGCTGATACTATTTATGGAGTAAATGATAGAACTATATTAACTTCACCTGTAAATACATCATTTCATGAATCTTCAGCTGTATTTACCAAAGATGGAAAATATATGTATTTCTCTAGAGTTAATTTTGATGGTAAGAAACTTCGTAAAGACAAAAAACAAACTGTTAATTTAAAATTATACAAAGCAGAAAATAATAATGGAAATTGGGAGAATGTAGAAGAGCTTCCTTTCAATAGTGACGATTATTCAGTAGGTCATCCTGCTTTAAGTCCTGATGAAAAGACATTATATTTTACTTCCGACATGCCTGGTTCTCTTGGAGCGACAGATATTTTTAAAGTAGAGATCAAAGAAGATGGCTACGGAGTACCTACTAATTTAGGTGAAAGTGTAAATACACCCGAAAGAGAAATGTTTCCTTTTGTTGCTGAAAATAATGTATTATTCTTCTCTTCTAATGGACATAGAGGTTTAGGACTTTTAGATATCTTCCAGACCAAAATCTATGAAGATGGAACATTCAGCAAAGTTGTAAATCTTGATTTTCCATTCAATAGTAAGAAAGATGATTTTTCATTTTATGTAGATAGTACAGGAAAAAAAGGTTTTTTCTCATCTAACAGGTCGAAAGGTAAAGGAGATGATGATATTTACAGTTTCTACATATCAGAGTTACCTAAACCGAAAGAATGTTTACAATCAATAACAGGAACTTTAACAGATAAAGTTACCAAAGCTCCAATTGCAAATGCAATTATTAAGTTGGTAGATAAAGCTACCGGAACTATAGTAAATGAAGCTTTAACAGATATTAATGGTAAATATAGTTTTGATAAAGTAGTCTGTGGAAATGATACATTATCTGTAATAGCAGAGCAAAGAGACTATAGGTCGGCTGCAAAAAAAGACTTTAATTTAACTAAGGAAAATGGTAAAATAATTACGATAGATCTTATGTTAGATCCGTTAATTGTAGGAAATCAAATCGTAATTAAGCCAATCTACTTCGATTTTAATAAATCATATATTAGAGACGATGCACAATATGAATTAGAAAATATTGTAGCTGTGATGAATAACCATCCAAAAATGATTATAAAAATTGAATCTCATACAGATAGTAGGGGAGGAAAACTGTATAACAGAAAATTATCTGATAGAAGAGCAAAATCGACAAGAGAGTTTTTAATCTCAAGGGGTATTGCTCCAAAAAGAGTTGAGAGTGCAATAGGATATGGTGAAGATCAATTGTTAAATCATTGTAATGATAAGAACAGTAAAAAATGTTCTGAAGAAGAACATCAATTAAATAGAAGATCTTATTTCTACATCGTTAGTGGAAAAAATGATATTACTGTAGAAAACAGCAAACCGCGAGTAATAGATAGAAAAGGGTATAAAGATCAAAAAGCTATAATGCAAAGGCTTAGAATGATTCGTAAACCTAAAAGTCGAGGAAAGTTATTTAAAAGACGTTCCAGAAGTGACAATAAATGTTACAGCGAAAAAGATAGTGAATGTAATAAGTTGTTAAAATAA